A stretch of the Mustela nigripes isolate SB6536 chromosome X, MUSNIG.SB6536, whole genome shotgun sequence genome encodes the following:
- the LOC132007179 gene encoding E3 ubiquitin-protein ligase RLIM-like — protein sequence MENSGFDDEDKSAALRRSQRDRLVREEDFYQFVNNLSEEDYKLMRDNDLLGIPGETTLEELQRRLQRIKDNPPQNSDKNTGGGDSSDNSSSGDSLLNWVNSFQQTENVTSRQTEHQIWEELSQINSNNNNTRFGLEMNFNVNNGSPNPENKDVPSTRFPRGDNIENIQRQAENTQSESTFIRPPMSEQSTTEALIEVPVTRGQRRARSRSPEHRRTRARIESSSAPNSWSDLLLRFHQSIAPETFEQLLEEENELYSRIQHQETSGQQITGTEPQNSGLFSTSGTRNAVQEESSPDTTSDGESWEVEQISSTILFNLEVGQVHLGAYSHSDSIASRTPLTCETPTLESEQGGLWNMFPSFEQTDATAYLSTIGIPIHRILNTDLNDTISTTIQSTLTQTVTTFSGSIDLMDSDSDLVHSISPPSENMERAESPNERDGSGDRTSSGSNSTTSSDFHSSFPLISSSNSSYITSFNSSPISSSSSSDENSEIRSLMFDGTNEISLSSGSPSEARQESRPMSPIIFDESNSWTSLNLDHFFLLNEDYHDRTTGLTKAQIDNLAVRSFGKSGALKACSICITEYTEGNRLRILPCSHEFHIHCIDRWLLENSTCPICRRKAVESGERENSN from the exons ATGGAAAATTCAGGTTTCGACGATGAAGACAAATCTGCAGCCCTACGCAGAAGTCAGAGGGACCGACTGGTCCGGGAAGAAGATTTCTATCAATTTGTAAATAACCTGAGTGAAGAAGATTACAAGCTAATGAGGGATAACGATTTACTAGGCATTCCCGGTGAAACTACATTAGAAGAATTGCAGAGGAGACTTCAACGTATTAAAGACAACCCACCACAAAATTCAGATAAAAATACAG GTGGAGGAGATTCTTCTGATAATTCATCTAGTGGTGACTCTCTATTAAACTGGGTTAACTCTTTCCAACAAACTGAAAATGTGACAAGTAGGCAAACAGAACACcaaatttgggaagaactgagCCAGATTAATTCAAATAACAATAATACCAGATTTGgtttagaaatgaattttaatgttaataatgGGAGCCCAAATCCAGAGAACAAAGATGTACCATCTACAAGATTTCCCAGAGGAGACAATATAGAAAACATCCAAAGGCAAGCGGAAAATACACAGTCTGAATCAACATTTATAAGACCACCTATGTCAGAACAAAGTACAACTGAAGCATTAATAGAAGTACCAGTCACTAGAGGTCAGCGAAGAGCAAGAAGTAGGAGCCCAGAGCATCGAAGAACCAGAGCAAGAATTGAAAGTAGTTCAGCTCCAAATTCATGGAGTGATCTTTTACTAAGATTTCATCAGAGTATAGCACCTGAGACTTTTGAGCAGCTTCTGGAAGAGGAGAATGAGTTATATTCTAGAATTCAGCACCAAGAAACATCTGGACAGCAAATAACTGGAACTGAGCCACAAAATAGTGGTCTTTTTTCAACTTCTGGAACAAGGAATGCTGTTCAAGAAGAAAGTTCTCCAGATACAACCAGTGATGGTGAATCTTGGGAAGTGGAGCAGATAAGTTCAACCATATTGTTCAATCTTGAAGTAGGACAAGTTCATCTTGGGGCATATTCTCATAGTGATAGCATAGCTAGCAGAACTCCGTTAACATGTGAGACACCAACTTTAGAAAGTGAACAAGGAGGACTTTGGAATATGTTTCCATCTTTTGAGCAGACAGATGCAACAGCATATCTCAGTACCATCGGAATTCCCATCCACAgaattttaaatactgatttaaatGATACAATATCTACTACAATTCAGAGCACATTAACGCAGACAGTGACAACATTCAGTGGCTCAATTGACCTTATGGACAGTGATAGTGATTTGGTGCATAGCATCTCACCCCCAAGTGAAAACATGGAAAGGGCAGAGTCACCAAATGAAAGAGATGGTTCTGGTGATAGGACTAGTTCTGGTTCCAATTCAACTACTAGTTCTGATTTCCATTCAAGTTTTCCATTGATTTCTAGTTCAAATTCCAGCTACATAACTAGTTTCAATTCTAGTCCTATTTCCAGTTCCAGCTCCAGTgatgaaaattcagaaattaGATCACTGATGTTTGACGGCACTAATGAAATAAGCTTATCATCAGGCTCACCATCAGAAGCCAGGCAAGAAAGTAGACCTATGAGCCCAATAATATTTGATGAAAGTAACTCTTGGACCTCCCTTAATCTggaccatttttttctcttgaatgaAGACTATCATGACCGAACTACAggactcaccaaagcacaaaTTGACAACTTGGCTGTAAGATCTTTTGGTAAAAGTGGTGCATTAAAAGCCTGTAGTATTTGCATCACAGAGTATACAGAAGGCAACAGACTACGCATCCTACCTTGCTCCCATGAATTTCATATCCACTGTATCGATCGCTGGCTGTTGGAGAACTCTACCTGTCCTATTTGTCGTAGGAAAGCAGTAGAGTCTGgtgaaagagaaaattctaattGA